TAAACATACCTTCAATTCAAGTTGGAATACGAAAGCACCTTTAGATGTTACCAAAGTTACAGCTATAATTATAAATGGTATCCGAATTCCAATTAAATAGCAAAATGACATTGATGTTTAAAATTGGTTTAATAAATAATAAAGCTTTGTCTACAATAAAATGGTAAAAGCATTTTATTATCTGTGCGTATTTATAAAAGTTATATAGAAAATGAAGATAAGCTAATAAGTTCCGAAGACAAACAGATGATAATGGATTTATTTTCAAGTTCAACTGTAGAAGTTGGAATTATTCCATAATAATGTGAAAATTTTGACAAAGAATAATCTAATATGCATCCTCCATCTTTAACAGGTGGAGGATGTTTGACACTTATGCTATAGTTGAGAATTCATCAAAAATTGAGAAAAAAACAAAAATTCCCTTTACAATTGACAAAGAATTATCATAGTATTAGTATTGTAATATACAAAAGGTTTGCAAATCTTTATATATATTTGATCAAAATTAAAAACTATTAACAAAAATAGAGAGGAGTTGCATCTCACAAAAATAAAAAATTAATAAAGAACAAAATGTAGATTTTAGGGGGAAGAATTATGGCAAAATCTTTGATAAGCCCAGAAAATACATGGGCACTTTGGGCAATTTTAACTGGTATTTCAGCTTTGAGTATTTGGTTGGAGCAAAAATATAAATGGGCAGGTAAAGTTACAGGTTGTGTATTGGCTTTATTATTTGCAATGATATTAGCTAATATAAAGGTTATACCAGTAGAAGCACCAACTTATGATATGGTTTGGGACTATGTGGTACCTCTTGCAATACCATTATTACTTTATAATGCGAATGTTAAGAAAATATGGAAAGAAAGTGGTAGATTATTATTAGTTTATCTTGTCAGTGGTATAGGTACAGTTTTAGGTAGTATTTTGGCATTTGGAGTATTGAAAAACAAAATTCCTGATGCTTATAAAGCTGCTGCAATGATGACAGGAACTTATACAGGTGGGAGTGTCAATCTTGTAGCTATGGCAGATGCTTTTGACGCTAATTCAGAATTAGTCTCAACATCAGTAGTTGCAGACAATCTTCTTATGGCCTTATATTTCTTTGTTTTGATTGCCATTCCAACAATGAATTTTTTCTTGAAAAGATATAAACATCCAATTGTTGATCAAGTAGAAAAAGAAGGTGATTCAGGAGAAGGAAAGACTAAAGCCGCTCAATTTTGGGGGGCAAAGGAAATTTCCTTGAAAGATATAGCTACTGCAGTTGCAATATCCTTTATTATAGTTTCATTATCAGTAGAAATTTCTGGATTTTTCTCTAAAGTTATTCCTACAGGAAACTTGGGATTGAATTTATTGAATGGACTTTTAGGAAATAAATATTTAATAATGACTACTATAACTATGATAGCGGCAACAGCTTTCAGTGATTTCTTTGAAAACATAAAAGGTGCTCAAGAAATAGGAACATTTTTAATCTATATATTCTTTACTGTAATAGGTGCACCAGCATCAATACCTTTGATTGTTACAAAATCACCTTTACTATTAGTATTTTGTGCAATAATTGTTTTTACAAATATGCTATTTACATTCTTAATGGGTAGAATATTTAAGTTTAACTTAGAAGAAATGATAATAGCCTCCAATGCAAATGTAGGAGGACCTACTACTTCAGCAGCTATGGCAATAGCAAAAGGTTGGGACAAACTAATAGTTCCTGCATTGTTGGTTGGTACTTTGGGTTATGTCATCGGTAACTATTATGGTATACTTGTAGGAAATTTACTTAAATGATGATAATTAATCAATAATATAAGAAGGGAGAAATCCCTTCTTAATAATTTTAATAAGGATGTGATAATAATGATATTTGATGCACATGGAGATATATGGACAGATGTCACAGTTAAAAGGCAAAAAGGTAATAAAGATGTATTTAAAAATTTTCATCTAGGAAAATATAATAAAGGTCAAGTAAATGGTGGAATATTTGTAATTTGGATTGACCCTCCATATGATGAAAATCCAAAACAAAGAGCTTTAGAAATTATAGAAAACATGTCAGTTGAAATAACAGCTAACCAAGATATATTTAAAATTGTAAAAAATTATGGCGATATAAGTGAGGCTGTAGATAGCAATAGATTTGCAATAGTTTTAGGCTCAGAAGGTCTTAGTTATATTGGAAAGAATGTAGATTTTATAAATGCATTGTATTTATTTGGTGTAAGACATGCAACTTTGACTTGGAATGAGGAAAATGAATTGGCGACTGGAGTAAAAGGCAATCCAAATAGGGGACTTACCCAATATGGTGTAGAAGCAGTTAAAAAATTAGAAGAATTAGGAATGATAGTTGATGTCTCACATGCTAATGAAAAGACATTTTGGGATATATGCGAAACAACTACAAAACCTATTATTGCTTCTCATTCTAATTGCAAAGCATTATGCAAAGCTCCAAGAAATCTCACTGATGAACAACTAAAAGCTATAAGTGAAAAAGGTGGAGTTGTTGGATTAAATGCTTTTTCAGATTTTGTAGCAGATGAAGTAAAAGATAGAGATATTGAACATCTAGCAAATCATGTTGATCACATGGTTGAAGTCATGGGAATAGACCATGTTGGATTTGGTTTTGATTTTGATGATTATCTAGAAGGAGATACATTGAGTGCTTTTGCAGAAGGAGATGCAAAAACAATAGGATTTGAAAATATAACTAAAGTTCCAAAGATGATTGAATTATTAGAGAAAAAGGGTTACTCTAAGGAAGATATAGAAAAAATTAAATATAAAAATTTCTTAAGAATTATTAAAGAAATATTAGGTTAAATATTTTATAGAGCAATTAGAGTAAAATCCTGTGTTTATATAAATGACATAGGATTTTATTTTTTTATATTTTTGCTAATAAAGAATAGTTGTTATATAATAAACTCTGTCATTTTAAGAGAAGGGTATAGGAGGAATTATATGGAGTTTACATGGTTTACATTAGCAATATTAGCAACGTTTTGCTGGGGGTTATCTGATGTATTTTTTAAAAAAGGGACAGACCCTAATGATAGATACGGTCATTTAAGAATATTGATAATGATTGGTCTAATGATGGGGATTCATGCAGTCATAGAACTAATAAAAATAAATTGGCAATATGATATTAAAAATGTAATTACATATTTCCCAGTATCATTTTTATATATCTTATCCATGGCTATAGATTTTTATGGCTATAGATATTTATTAATATCTGTGGGATCA
Above is a genomic segment from Sporanaerobacter acetigenes DSM 13106 containing:
- a CDS encoding dipeptidase gives rise to the protein MIFDAHGDIWTDVTVKRQKGNKDVFKNFHLGKYNKGQVNGGIFVIWIDPPYDENPKQRALEIIENMSVEITANQDIFKIVKNYGDISEAVDSNRFAIVLGSEGLSYIGKNVDFINALYLFGVRHATLTWNEENELATGVKGNPNRGLTQYGVEAVKKLEELGMIVDVSHANEKTFWDICETTTKPIIASHSNCKALCKAPRNLTDEQLKAISEKGGVVGLNAFSDFVADEVKDRDIEHLANHVDHMVEVMGIDHVGFGFDFDDYLEGDTLSAFAEGDAKTIGFENITKVPKMIELLEKKGYSKEDIEKIKYKNFLRIIKEILG
- a CDS encoding DUF819 family protein; its protein translation is MAKSLISPENTWALWAILTGISALSIWLEQKYKWAGKVTGCVLALLFAMILANIKVIPVEAPTYDMVWDYVVPLAIPLLLYNANVKKIWKESGRLLLVYLVSGIGTVLGSILAFGVLKNKIPDAYKAAAMMTGTYTGGSVNLVAMADAFDANSELVSTSVVADNLLMALYFFVLIAIPTMNFFLKRYKHPIVDQVEKEGDSGEGKTKAAQFWGAKEISLKDIATAVAISFIIVSLSVEISGFFSKVIPTGNLGLNLLNGLLGNKYLIMTTITMIAATAFSDFFENIKGAQEIGTFLIYIFFTVIGAPASIPLIVTKSPLLLVFCAIIVFTNMLFTFLMGRIFKFNLEEMIIASNANVGGPTTSAAMAIAKGWDKLIVPALLVGTLGYVIGNYYGILVGNLLK